The Gemmatirosa kalamazoonensis nucleotide sequence TACCGCACCACCGATGGCGGCAAGACGTGGAAGCAGGTGCTGTTCGTCGACGACTCCACCGGCGCCATCGATCTCGCGATGGACCCGTCGAACCCGCGCGTGCTGTTCGCGGCGATGTGGCGCGTCCAGCGCTTCCCGTGGGGGATGTCGGCGGGAGGCGGGAAGAGCGGGCTGTGGAAGTCGACCGACGGCGGCGACACGTGGACCGACGTCAGCGCGAACCCGGGGCTGCCCAGCACGGCGTTGGGCCGCATCGGCGTCGCGGTGTCGCCCGCGAACCCGCGTCGCGTCTATGCGAGCGTGGAGGCCCCGGACTCGGCCGGCGCGCCGCGCGGCGGCATCTTCCGCTCCGACGACGGCGGCGCGACGTGGCAGCGCGTGAGCGGCGACCAGCGGTGGCAGGTGCGCGCGTGGTACTACTCCACCGTCACGGCCGACCCGCAGGACGAGAACACCGTCTACGTGAACAACCTCGGCACGTGGCGCTCCGTGGACGGGGGACGCAGCTGGGCGCGGCTCGGCGTGCCGCACGGCGACACGCACCTGCTGTGGATCGACCCGAAGGATCCGAAGCGCATGATCCACGCGAACGACGGCGGCGCCACGGTGAGCTACGACGCCGGCGCGACGTGGTCGAGCATCCAGAACCAGCCGACGTCGCAGTTCTACCACGTCATCACCGACAACCAGTTCCCGTACCGCGTCTACGGCGCGCAGCAGGACAACACCACCGTCTCCATCGCGAGCCGCTCCGACCAGGGCACCGTCACGCGGCAGGACTGGTGGCCCGTCGCCGGCGGCGAGAGCGCGTACATCGCCGTCGACCCGACGAACCCCGACGTCACGTACGGCGGCGGCTACATGGGCGAGATCTGGCGCCACGACCGGAAGACGCAGCAGACGCGCAACGTCAGCGTGTGGCTCGACAACTACGACGGCTGGGCGGCGGGCGAGGTGCCCTACCGCTTCGCGTGGACCTTCCCGCTGTTCTTCTCGCCGCACGATCCGAAGACGCTCTACACCGCCGCGCAGTTCCTCTTCCGCTCGACCGACGAGGGGAACTCGTGGACGAAGATCTCCCCCGACCTGTCGCGCGCCGACCCGAAGACGTTAGGCCGCTCCGGCGGCCCGATCCACGGCGACATGACCGGCACCGAGTGGTACGCCATGGCGTTCGCCGTCGCCGAGTCGCCGATCGCGAAGGGGCTCATCTGGGCGGGAAGCGACGACGGGCTGATTCACGTCACGCGCGACGGCGGTGGCACGTGGACGAACGTCACGCCGCCCGGGCTGCCGCCGTTCACGAAGATGAGCATCGTCGAGCCGAGCCATCACGACGCCGGCACGCTCTACGTCGCGGCGAACCGCTACCAGCAGGACGACTTCCGCCCGTATCTGCTGAAGACCGCCGACTACGGGAAGACGTGGACACGCATCGACGCCGGCATCCCGTCAGGCAGCTACACGCGCGCCATCCGCGAGGATCCGGTGCGGCGCGGGCTGCTCTACGCGGGCACCGAGACCGGCGTGTTCGTGTCGTTCGACGACGGCGCGCGCTGGTGGCCGCTCCAGCTCAACCTCCCGCGCACGCCGGTGCGCGATCTCGCCGTGCACGACAACGATCTCATCGCCGCGACGCACGGGCGCGCGTTCTGGATCCTCGACGACGTGTCGCCGCTGCGGCAGCTCGCCGACTCCGTGCGCGCGAAGTCGGCGCACCTGTTCGCGCCGTCGACGGCGATCCGCTTCACGGCGGGGCGCGGCCGCGCCGGGAGCGAGTCGGGCGAGAACCCGCCCGCCGGGCTGTACGTCGACTACTGGCTCAAGACCGCGCCGGCGAAGCCGATCAAGCTCGAGTTCCTCGACGCGAAGGGCACCGTCATCAAGTCGTTCACCAGCCCCGACACGACCGCGCCGAAGCCCGACTCGACCCGCGTCGCGTTCACCGCGTCGGACTCGCTGAAGCGCTTCACGGCGTACGACACCACCGGGCAGTCGTCGCAGCGCCGGCGCATCGAGTCGGACAGCGCGAGCTACTTCCCCGCCGACTCCGTCGTGCACGCACGCGCGGGGCTCAACCGGTTCGTGTGGGATCTGCGCTACCCGGGCATCAAGGAGCTCAAGAGCGTCGTGAACGACGAGGGCACGACCGACGGTCCGATGCTGACGCCCGGCACGTACGCGGTGCGCCTCACGGTCGGCGGCACCGCGCTCACGCAGCCGTTCCGCGTCGTCGACGACCCGCGCATCGGCGCCACGCCGACGGAGCTCGCGGCGACGTTCGACTTCGCGCAGCGCACCGTCGCGAAGACGAACGAGCTGGTGGACGCCGTGAGCCGCATCGAGTCGATGCAGCGGCAGCTCGACGCGCGCGTGAGCCAGACGGCGAAGCAGTCGTACGCGTCGCGCGTCTCGGCGCCGGCGCGGTCGCTCCGCGCGCGGCTCGAGGCGATTCGCGCCGCGCTCGCCGACGTGCACTCGGAAGCCGACCAGATCACGCTGCACTACCCGGTCAGGCCGTACAACCAGCTGCTGAACGTCAACCGCATGGCGCAGAGCTTCGACAAGGGGCCCACGACGCAGTCGCAGGCGGTGCTCCGCGACCTCGGCGCGCAGGTGGACGCGCAGCTCGAGCGGCTCCGGGCGCTGGAGGCGGGCGACCTGTCGGCGTTCAACCGGCTCATGAAGGAGCTCGACGTGCCGGCCGTGACGGTGGAGGACGCGAAGAAGCCGATCTCGTGATCGCGATCGGCGGCGATGCGCTGCGGCTGCTGCCGGTGATGGTGGCCGCAGCGTTAGGCGGTGCGGTGAACGCGGTCGCCGGCGGCGGCACGCTGCTCACGTTCCCGTCGCTCGTCTCGTTAGGCATCTCGCCCATCGTCGCGAACGCGACGAGCACGGTCGCGCTGTGGCCGGGATCGGTGAGCTCGATGTACGGCTACCGCGATGCGCTGCGCGGCGCGGGCGGCTGGGCGGTGGCGTTCGCGGTGCCCAGCCTCGCCGGCGGGGCGCTCGGCGCGTGGCTGCTGCTGCACACGTCGCCGGAGCGGTTCGCGCACCTCGCGCCGTGGCTGGTGCTCGGCGCCACGTCGCTGTTCGCCATGCAGGGCGTGCTGGCGGCCCGCCGCGGTGCGGTGCCCGAGCTCGCGCGCCCCCGTCTGCGCCACCTCGCCGCCCAGTTCGCGGTCGGCGTCTACGGCGGCTACTTCGGCGCCGGCATCGGCATCCTCATGCTCGCCGTGCTCGGCATGATTGGGCTGCGCGACATCCACCGCATGAACGGGCTGAAGAACTGGGGCGGCACGTGCATGAACTTCGTCGCCGCGGCGACGTTCTCGTTCACCCGCCTCGTCGACTGGCCGGTGGCGCTCGCCATGGCCGTCGGCTCGATCGCCGGTGGCTACGTGGCGTCGCGCGGCGCCCAGCGGGTGCCTCAATATCTGGTGCGGAGGGCGGTGCTGGTGGTGGGGTTCGTCAGCGGCGCTTGGCTCCTTGTCGAGCAGCTGCGGCGCTGATGAGGCGGCGCTGCTGGAGCGGCGCTCGAGCCGCGGCGCTGATACCGCGCGTCACCAGAGCCGCGGTATCAGAGCCGAGGTATCGGAGCCGATTCATCCGCGCCGCCAGTCTGGCTGCCCTCGGCCGCCCTGGCACTCCGCAGCGCGGTCAGCCCGCCGAATGGCTGCCGCGCCGGCACTTCTGTCAGGCACCCCGCTCGCACTACATCGGGCCGACCAGAGAGGACTCCCGATGATCGACACCATGCAGACGCTGTTCGGGCTCACCGTGCCCGTGACCGATATTCCCCTCGCCCTCGAGCAGGCGCAGGCGCTCGCCGAGCGCCTCATGGCCGCGGCCGTGTCGGTGCGCGAGGGCGCGCCGTCGCCGGTCGCCGCGGATGCGCGCGACGACGCCGGCCGCTACCTCGCGCTCCGCCGCCGCGGTGCGCTCAGGCTGCCGTTCTCGCTCCAGCGCACGTGCGACGAGACGGCGCAGGCCGTCATGCGCCTCACGCTGAACGTCCCGGCGCGGCTGCCGCGTGCGGAGCGGCTGGTGGCGTGACGCTGCCGCGGATCGCGGAGTAATCCTCTGCACGGGGCCCGCTTCGCCGCGGGCCCCGTTCTCGTGCCCCCGCCCGCCGCCGTCGATGCGCTCCCGTCTCTCGCGCTCCCTCGCCATCGCCGGCCTGGCGATCGCCGGCGCGGCCTGCTCCGGCCAGCCGACCGGGCCGGAGTTCCCGCCCCCGGCGAGTGTCGTCGCGGCGCTCCCCGACTCGGCCGCCGCCGCGTACCGCCACGACGCGGTGGCGCTCGCGGTGCGCGAGCTGCGTCGCGTCGGCCCGCCGGCGGCGCAGCCGATCGAGGTGCCGGCGGATCTCGTGGAGAGCCTGTACCGCTCGCTCGCCGCGGTCTACGCCGCGACGTCGCTGCCGGCGCGCGACAGCGTCGTGACGCTCTACCGCATCCACGCGTTCGGAGAGTCCCAACAGCTAATCGTCATCGCCGACGACCCGCTGCCGCGGTGGGCGGACGCGTTGGCGCACGGCGTCCTGCACACCGGCGACGCGTCCATCGACGCGCTCGTCGCCCGCTACGGCCTCACGCTCGACCAGCGGTACGCGCTGACGACGGGCCTCATGGTGACGCTCGGCGCGACGCGCCCGACGAACATGGCCGCGCTCGCGACGCGCTTCGCCTCGATCGCCGGCGTGCGCGCCGCGGAGCCGAACGGCTCCGGCGGCGACGGCGACGACATCCGCGCCGAGCCGTCGAGCGGCGGCTGGCGGCTCGAGTACTCGGTGGGCTACGGCGACTGCCCCGCGGGGTGCATCTCGCGCCATTACTGGACGTTCGACGTCGACGGCGCGGCCCGCGTGACCTACCGCGGCAGCCGCGGCGATCCGGCGCCGGTGGGTCGGTTCTAAGACATGTCGAACCGCAGAGGGCCGCAGAGGGCCGCAGAGAACGGCAACGGCTCTTAACCACAGAGGACACGGAGGACACGGAGGAAACCAATCGAAGTGGTTCTCCTCCGTGTCCTCCGTGTCCTCTGTGGTTCAAATGAAAAGGCTCTGCGACCCGCTGCGTCCTCTGCGGTTCATTCACGGCCCACGAGCCTGGGATCGAACGCGAACGGGTGGTGCTCCGCCACGGTCACCCGCGCCGCGTCGGGGTGCAGCGGGTCGAGCACGGCGCACCAGCACCCTTCCGCGACGCCGGCGCCGGCGTGCTCGGCCCAGTCGGGGAGGACCGCGGTGGGGACGCGAAGGAGCGCGCCGCGGGCGGCGGCCGGGATCGCGAGCCACGCGTCGCCGACCGCGCGGCAGGCGGTGGGCTGCGCCACCGCGCGCCAGCCGTCCGGGAGCGCCGGGGGCTCGGCCGGGCCCCAGCCGTCGGGGGCGCCCAACGCGTCGTCGACGTCCACCGCGAACGCCGTGAGGTCGAGCGGCAGCGTGTCGCGGTCGACGTGGGCGAGCACCTCGAGCACGGCGAGCGGGAGCTGCGACGCGAGGTAGACCGCGGGGCGGCCGGGCGACGTCCACCGGCCGCCGTGGCGGCGGGCGCCCTCGCCGGAGAGCGGGTCGTGGCGCCCGGGCGCCAGCCGCCAGAGGCGGGTCACGCCGTCAGGCGAACACCCCGAACGCGATCCGTCCGAGCTCGTCCTCGACGATGCGCGCGCCCGCGTCGGTCGTGCACAGGCCGAGCGGCGTCTCGCCGTCGAGCGCCGGGCTCGGACGGCGGAGCCAGCGCGCGGCGCGGCGGGTCGCCTCGCGGGTGCGCTCGTCGTCGGCCGTCGCCGGGTCGCCGCCGAACGCCTCCACCGCGGTGGCGAGCACGCGAGCGAGCCGGACGAGGCGATTCGACTCCTCGAGCGACAGCGGCTGCCGACGGGCGCGCCGTTTCGTGAGCGTGCGGCGGGGGATGACCAGTCGCTCGATCTCGTCGGGGGTGAGCCCGCCGTCGGCCGGATCCGGCGTCGTCAGCCGGCGCAGCGCGGCGAGCGGCAGCCCGCGCTCCACCGCACGCGCGACCGCGATGTCGTCCACGAGCGCCACCGCGGGGCGCGGCGCGGCGTCGGCCGGGTCGACGAGCAGGTGCAGGAGCTGCGCGGCAGTCATGGAGCCTCCGGTGGCACGTGTGCCTCAATCTAGCGGCACACGTGCCATCCGACCACCCTCGTCACGGCTCCGGCGCGGTGCGCTTCGGGTATGGCGGCGCGGCGGGCGGCTTCGGCATCGCCTGCACCCGCGTCATCACCTCCTGGATCGCCCGCTCGAGCTGCGGATCGCGCCCCCGCGCCATCAGCGCCGGATCGTCCACCACCGCGATGTCCGGGTCGACGCCGTGGTTCTCGATGATCCACTCGCGCTTCGTGCTGTAGATCGCGAAGTCGGGCGCCGTCACGCTCCCGCCGTCGACGAAGCTGGGCGTGCCGCTGATGCCGATCAGCCCACCCCACGTCCGCATCCCGATCAGCGGGCCGAGCCCCGCCTGCTTGAAGTAGTACGGGAACGCGTCGCCGCCCGAGCCGCTCCAGCCGTTGACGAGCATCGCCTTCGGCCCGGGGCTCCCGACGGGGGGCCACTGCCAGCTCGGCCCGTTGCGGCGCTTCCAGTAGTTGGTCACCGGCCGGTCGAGCAGCTCGACGAACCGGTCCGGGATCTGGCCGCCGCTGTTGAACCGCTCGTCGATGATCATCCCGTCGCGGTCCACCTGCGCGCGGTACTGCCGCACGAGCTCCGTCTGCCCGTCGATGCCGGTGCTCGGCACGTACACGTAGCCGATGCGCCCGTGCGACGCCGAGTCGACGCGCTTCCGGTTCGACTCGATCCACGCCAGGTTCCGCAGCCGTCCCTCGTCGCCTAACGTCTTCACGAGCACCACGCGCGCGCCGTCCATCGTCGGCCGCGCGTTCACGGTGAGCGCGACCGCGGTGTTCGCGAGCCCGTCCAGCGCCGCCGCCGGCTCCTTCGTCGTGTCCACGGGGCGCCCGTTCACGGCGAGCAGGTAGTCGCCCGCGCGCACGCCGATCCCCGGCTCCAGCAGCGGCGAGCGCACCTCGCTGTCCCACTGCCCGCCGTCGACGATGCGCGCGATGCGGTACGCGCCGTTCTCCAGCGCGAAGTCGGCGCCCAACAGTCCGACGCCGCGCCGCGGGCCGGTCTCCACGTCGCCGCCGCCCACGTACGTGTGCGACGAGTTGATCTCCGCGATCAATTCACCGAGCACGAAGTTCACGTCCGAGCGCGACACCGCGTCGTCGATGAGCGGCCGGTAGCGCGCGCGCATGGCGTTCCAGTCGACGCCGTGCATCCCCGGGTCGTAGAAGTAGTCGCGCTCCACGCGCCACGCGTCGTCGAAGATCTGGTGCCACTCGGCCGCCGGATCCACGACCATCGACATGCCGCCGAGCGCGAGCTTCTTCTCCAGCTTCTGCGCCGGCTTCGTGTCGACGATGTAGTAGTCCGGTCCCGCGCCGGGGCCGCCGCCCTGCGCCGCGCCCGGCGCGTTAGGCGCGCGCACGAGCATCTTCTTGCCGTCCGCGGAGACGACGAAGGCCGCCGCGTTCTCGACGAGCGTCTTCTCCTCGCGATCATTCAGGTCGAACGCGACGATCGGCGTCGGCACGTTCGGCGGGCCGCCGTTAGGCGCCGGCTGTGCCGTGCCGGTGCGCGCCGTGCGCCGGTACAGCACGCGCCCGGCGACCGCCGACAGACTCGTGTAGTTCCCCGGGGCCGCCGGCAGCACCACGGCACGCCGTTCGAACCCGTCGACGTCGATCGCGACCGGCGTGGGTGCGCGGTGCGTCGAGTCGCGCGCCGCGGCGAGCGTCTCGCGCGCGCGCCGCTTCGTCGAGTCCTCCTTCTGCGCGCCCGGCACCGTGCGGTCCGCCGCGGCCGGCTCCTCGTCGTTGCGCGGCGCGAGCGGCGACGGCACGTCGGCGCGCAACGGCACCGCGACGACGTTCGTCGTGTTCGCGTAGATCCACGTGTTGTCGAGGTCACTGTACGACGGCGCGAGCGACCGGCCGGAGAGGAAGTACAGGTACTTGCCCTCGGGGTCGAACGCCGGCTGGGTGTCGTCGAAGTAGCCCGACGTCGCCTGCTGCGTCTTGCCGGTCGTCGCGTCCCACAGGAAGATCGCGCCGTGCTGGTTCGGCACATCGCGCGAGTACGCGAGCCAGCGGCCGTCCGCCGACCAGCTCGGGCGGAACGCCTGCAGGTCGCCGTGCGACCAGTACAGCGCCTGGTCCACCGGCGTCACCTTGCCCGTCGCGACGTCCACCACCTGGATGCGCAGCGCCTCGTCGACGAACGCGATGCGCTTGCCGTCGCCCGACCACCACGGCGTGTAGCGGAAGCCGGGCCCGAGGTGCGTCACCGTGCGCTCGGCGCCCGTGCCGTCCGCGTCGCGGATCGTCAGCTGGTACTCGCCGGTGCGATCGCTCCAGTACGCGACGCTCTTCCCGTCGGGCGACCACTGCGGCGTGCGCTCCGCGGCGCCCGACGTGCCGGTGAGATCGTGAACGAGGCCGTTCTCCGCCGGCACGGTGAACACGTCGCCGTGCGCCTGGAACAGCGCCCGCTTGCCCGTCGGCGAGATGTCCGCGGCGGCGATCTCGCCGGCCACCGCGCGCGGCTGCGGGCGCAGCGTCGAGCGGTCGGTGACGACGCGCACCTGGACCTCGTGCATCTGCTCCGACGCCAGGTCGAGCAGGTAAAGCCGCGACCCCGCCTGGAACACGATGTCCGACGGCCCGATCGACGGGTACTTCACGTCGAAGTCGGTGAAGTGCGTGAGCTGACGGAACGTGTCCTTCTGCGTGTCGTACGCCCAGATGTTGCCGCGCATGTTCGTCGCGCGGTCGGACAGGAAGTAGATCGTGTTGCCGTGCCACATCGGCTGCGCGTCGCTCGCGTCGTCGTGCGTGATGTTGCGCGCCGTGTTCTTCTCCAGATCGTAGATCCAGATGTCCGGCGCCCACCCGCCGCGGTAGCGCTTCCAGGTGCGCGCGTCCACCGCCTCGGGCAGATACGCGACCTGCTTCGCGTCGGGCGAGAACGTGCCGAACTCGCCGTATGGCATGGGGAGCTGCACCGGGAGGCCGCCCGCGGCGCTCACGCGGAACAGCTTGTCGTAGCGGTTCGTCTCGCTCGTGCGGGACGACGCGATCAGCAGCGCGCTGCCGTCCGGGTACCACGCCGCCACGCGGTCGATCGCCGGGTGGTACGTCACGCGCGTGACGTCGCCGCCGCGCGCGGGGATGACGTACACGTCCTGATTGCCGTCGTACGCGCCGGTGAAGGCGAGGCGCGTGCCGTCGGGCGAGAACTTCGGGAAGCTCTCCTCCCCGCGCGCGCTCGTTAGGCGCTCGGCGACGCCGCCGATCTTCGGCACGACCCAGATGTCCCCGCCGTACACGAACGCGATCTGCGTCGCCGACACGGCGGGCTGGCGGAGCATGCGCGCGTCGACCTGCGCCTGGACGCGGCCGGACGCGAGCGCGAGCAGGAGGACGGCGAGGGGGCGGATCCGATGGGCGCTCATGCGGCCAGGGGGACGGGGGTGACCGGCGGTCGGTGCGCGTCCGGCGCCGACCGCCCCATTGTGCGTGGCGGCGCACGTCGCAGGAAGAGTCCGCCGGCGGGCGCCCTGGCGGCGGGCCGCGGTCGCCCGTAGCGTGGGCTCATCCGACCACAGCGAGGCGTCATGACCACGGTGCAGAGCATTCTCGCGCGGAAGACGCAGGAGCGGCCCACGATGATCACCGTGCATCGCGCGGCGACGGTACGCGAGGCGGTGCGTCTCATGGCGGAGCACGGGATCGGCGGCCTGCCGGTGCTCGCCGAGGACGGCACGGTGGCGGGGATCTTCACCGAGCGCGATCTGCTGCGCCGCGTCGTCGCGCTCGACCTCGACCCCGCCAGCACGACGGTGGATCTCGTGATGACGCACCCCGTGGTGGTGGGCTCGCCGTCCACGCCGCTGGACGAGTGCGCGAACGTGATGACCGAGCGCCGCTTCCGCCATCTCCCGATCATCGACGGCGACCGGCTCGTCGGCATGGTGACGGTCGGCGACGTGCTCGCCCTGCGCGCGGCGGAGCAGGAGGTGACGATCGCGGAGCTGAACCGCTACGTGTTCGATCTGCGTTGATCGGGACTCGGGACTCGGGACTCGG carries:
- a CDS encoding S41 family peptidase; translated protein: MSAHRIRPLAVLLLALASGRVQAQVDARMLRQPAVSATQIAFVYGGDIWVVPKIGGVAERLTSARGEESFPKFSPDGTRLAFTGAYDGNQDVYVIPARGGDVTRVTYHPAIDRVAAWYPDGSALLIASSRTSETNRYDKLFRVSAAGGLPVQLPMPYGEFGTFSPDAKQVAYLPEAVDARTWKRYRGGWAPDIWIYDLEKNTARNITHDDASDAQPMWHGNTIYFLSDRATNMRGNIWAYDTQKDTFRQLTHFTDFDVKYPSIGPSDIVFQAGSRLYLLDLASEQMHEVQVRVVTDRSTLRPQPRAVAGEIAAADISPTGKRALFQAHGDVFTVPAENGLVHDLTGTSGAAERTPQWSPDGKSVAYWSDRTGEYQLTIRDADGTGAERTVTHLGPGFRYTPWWSGDGKRIAFVDEALRIQVVDVATGKVTPVDQALYWSHGDLQAFRPSWSADGRWLAYSRDVPNQHGAIFLWDATTGKTQQATSGYFDDTQPAFDPEGKYLYFLSGRSLAPSYSDLDNTWIYANTTNVVAVPLRADVPSPLAPRNDEEPAAADRTVPGAQKEDSTKRRARETLAAARDSTHRAPTPVAIDVDGFERRAVVLPAAPGNYTSLSAVAGRVLYRRTARTGTAQPAPNGGPPNVPTPIVAFDLNDREEKTLVENAAAFVVSADGKKMLVRAPNAPGAAQGGGPGAGPDYYIVDTKPAQKLEKKLALGGMSMVVDPAAEWHQIFDDAWRVERDYFYDPGMHGVDWNAMRARYRPLIDDAVSRSDVNFVLGELIAEINSSHTYVGGGDVETGPRRGVGLLGADFALENGAYRIARIVDGGQWDSEVRSPLLEPGIGVRAGDYLLAVNGRPVDTTKEPAAALDGLANTAVALTVNARPTMDGARVVLVKTLGDEGRLRNLAWIESNRKRVDSASHGRIGYVYVPSTGIDGQTELVRQYRAQVDRDGMIIDERFNSGGQIPDRFVELLDRPVTNYWKRRNGPSWQWPPVGSPGPKAMLVNGWSGSGGDAFPYYFKQAGLGPLIGMRTWGGLIGISGTPSFVDGGSVTAPDFAIYSTKREWIIENHGVDPDIAVVDDPALMARGRDPQLERAIQEVMTRVQAMPKPPAAPPYPKRTAPEP
- a CDS encoding antitoxin Xre/MbcA/ParS toxin-binding domain-containing protein, yielding MTAAQLLHLLVDPADAAPRPAVALVDDIAVARAVERGLPLAALRRLTTPDPADGGLTPDEIERLVIPRRTLTKRRARRQPLSLEESNRLVRLARVLATAVEAFGGDPATADDERTREATRRAARWLRRPSPALDGETPLGLCTTDAGARIVEDELGRIAFGVFA
- a CDS encoding RES family NAD+ phosphorylase, which encodes MTRLWRLAPGRHDPLSGEGARRHGGRWTSPGRPAVYLASQLPLAVLEVLAHVDRDTLPLDLTAFAVDVDDALGAPDGWGPAEPPALPDGWRAVAQPTACRAVGDAWLAIPAAARGALLRVPTAVLPDWAEHAGAGVAEGCWCAVLDPLHPDAARVTVAEHHPFAFDPRLVGRE
- a CDS encoding VPS10 domain-containing protein — its product is MPRSRFTVAATLCACGAFAASAHAQRGTPRDAQRATQAAAQADSGRPPSEFRSLRWRNIGPFRGGRSVAVTGSYTDPRVFYFGAVAGGVWKTTNGGQTWRNVSDFRVKNGGPEIASVGAIATSPSDPNVIWVGSGEMGIREDVTYGTGVYRSTDGGESWEHLGLTDTQQIGAIRVHPTNADVAYVAAIGHVFGPNKERGVYRTTDGGKTWKQVLFVDDSTGAIDLAMDPSNPRVLFAAMWRVQRFPWGMSAGGGKSGLWKSTDGGDTWTDVSANPGLPSTALGRIGVAVSPANPRRVYASVEAPDSAGAPRGGIFRSDDGGATWQRVSGDQRWQVRAWYYSTVTADPQDENTVYVNNLGTWRSVDGGRSWARLGVPHGDTHLLWIDPKDPKRMIHANDGGATVSYDAGATWSSIQNQPTSQFYHVITDNQFPYRVYGAQQDNTTVSIASRSDQGTVTRQDWWPVAGGESAYIAVDPTNPDVTYGGGYMGEIWRHDRKTQQTRNVSVWLDNYDGWAAGEVPYRFAWTFPLFFSPHDPKTLYTAAQFLFRSTDEGNSWTKISPDLSRADPKTLGRSGGPIHGDMTGTEWYAMAFAVAESPIAKGLIWAGSDDGLIHVTRDGGGTWTNVTPPGLPPFTKMSIVEPSHHDAGTLYVAANRYQQDDFRPYLLKTADYGKTWTRIDAGIPSGSYTRAIREDPVRRGLLYAGTETGVFVSFDDGARWWPLQLNLPRTPVRDLAVHDNDLIAATHGRAFWILDDVSPLRQLADSVRAKSAHLFAPSTAIRFTAGRGRAGSESGENPPAGLYVDYWLKTAPAKPIKLEFLDAKGTVIKSFTSPDTTAPKPDSTRVAFTASDSLKRFTAYDTTGQSSQRRRIESDSASYFPADSVVHARAGLNRFVWDLRYPGIKELKSVVNDEGTTDGPMLTPGTYAVRLTVGGTALTQPFRVVDDPRIGATPTELAATFDFAQRTVAKTNELVDAVSRIESMQRQLDARVSQTAKQSYASRVSAPARSLRARLEAIRAALADVHSEADQITLHYPVRPYNQLLNVNRMAQSFDKGPTTQSQAVLRDLGAQVDAQLERLRALEAGDLSAFNRLMKELDVPAVTVEDAKKPIS
- a CDS encoding sulfite exporter TauE/SafE family protein; the encoded protein is MIAIGGDALRLLPVMVAAALGGAVNAVAGGGTLLTFPSLVSLGISPIVANATSTVALWPGSVSSMYGYRDALRGAGGWAVAFAVPSLAGGALGAWLLLHTSPERFAHLAPWLVLGATSLFAMQGVLAARRGAVPELARPRLRHLAAQFAVGVYGGYFGAGIGILMLAVLGMIGLRDIHRMNGLKNWGGTCMNFVAAATFSFTRLVDWPVALAMAVGSIAGGYVASRGAQRVPQYLVRRAVLVVGFVSGAWLLVEQLRR
- a CDS encoding CBS domain-containing protein, whose protein sequence is MTTVQSILARKTQERPTMITVHRAATVREAVRLMAEHGIGGLPVLAEDGTVAGIFTERDLLRRVVALDLDPASTTVDLVMTHPVVVGSPSTPLDECANVMTERRFRHLPIIDGDRLVGMVTVGDVLALRAAEQEVTIAELNRYVFDLR